In Neomonachus schauinslandi chromosome 6, ASM220157v2, whole genome shotgun sequence, a genomic segment contains:
- the FMO1 gene encoding LOW QUALITY PROTEIN: dimethylaniline monooxygenase [N-oxide-forming] 1 (The sequence of the model RefSeq protein was modified relative to this genomic sequence to represent the inferred CDS: deleted 1 base in 1 codon; substituted 1 base at 1 genomic stop codon) has product MPCESGKEHVEEGRASLYKSVVSNSCKEMSCYSDFPFPEDYPNYVPNSQFLEYLKMYANWFSLLECIQFKVRHKTSVSSQKKHENPNMKIPQHEGKQESAIFDAVMVCTGFLTNPYLPLDSFPGINTFKGQYFHSRQYKHPDIFKDKRVLVIGMGNSGTDIAVEASHLAKQVFLSTTGGAWVMSRVFDSGYPWDMVFMTRFQNMFRNSLPTPIVTWLMARKMNSWFNQXAHYGLVPEDRTQLREPVLNDELPGYIITGKLLIKPSIKEVNENSVVFNNTPKEEPIDIIVFATGYTFAFPFLDETVVKVENGQASLYKYIFPAHLPQPTLAVIGLIKPLGSTIPTGETQARWVVRVLKGINKLPPRSVMIDEVNARKEDTPSGFGLCYCKALQSDYITYIDELLTSINAKPNLFSLLLMDPRLALTIFFGPCTPYQFRLTGPGKWKGARNAILTQWDRTFKVTKTRIVQESPSPFASLLKLLSLLALLMAIFLIFL; this is encoded by the exons ATGCCATGTGAATCTGGAAAG GAACATGTTGAAGAAGGCAGAGCCAGCCTCTATAAGTCTGTGGTTTCCAACAGCTGCAAGGAGATGTCTTGTTACTCAGACTTTCCATTCCCAGAAGATTATCCAAACTATGTGCCAAATTCTCAATTCCTGGAATATCTCAAAATGtatgcaaactggttcagcctTCTGGAATGCATTCAATTCAAGGTAAGACACAAAACATCAGTCAGTAGTCAGAAA aaacatgaaaatccaAACATGAAAATTCCTCAGCATGAAGGAAAGCAAGAGTCTGCCATCTTTGATGCTGTCATGGTCTGCACTGGTTTCCTTACTAACCCGTATTTGCCACTGGACTCTTTTCCAG GTATAAATACCTTTAAAGGCCAGTACTTTCATAGCCGGCAATATAAACATCCAGATATATTTAAGGACAAGAGAGTCCTTGTGATTGGAATGGGGAATTCGGGCACAGACATTGCTGTGGAGGCCAGCCACCTGGCAAAACAG GTGTTCCTCAGCACCACTGGAGGGGCCTGGGTGATGAGCCGAGTCTTTGACTCGGGGTACCCGTGGGACATGGTGTTCATGACTCGATTTCAGAACATGTTCAGAAATTCTCTCCCAACTCCAATTGTGACTTGGTTGATGGCAAGAAAGATGAACAGCTGGTTCAATCAATGA GCACATTACGGCTTAGTACCAGAAGACAG GACACAGCTGAGAGAGCCTGTGCTAAATGACGAGCTTCCGGGCTATATCATCACTGGGAAACTTCTCATCAAGCCAAGCATAAAGGAGGTGAATGAAAACTCTGTCGTATTTAACAACACCCCAAAAGAAGAGCCCATTGATATCATTGTCTTTGCCACGGGCTACACCTTTGCTTTCCCCTTCCTTGATGAGACTGTAGTCAAAGTTGAAAATGGCCAGGCATCACTGTACAAGTACATCTTCCCTGCACATCTGCCACAGCCAACCCTGGCTGTTATTGGCCTCATCAAACCCTTAGGCTCCACGATACCCACAGGAGAAACACAAGCACGATGGGTTGTTCGAGTCCTGAAAG GTATAAACAAGTTACCACCACGAAGTGTCATGATAGATGAAGTTAATGCAAGAAAAGAAGACACACCCAGTGG gTTTGGCTTGTGCTACTGCAAAGCTTTACAATCAGATTATATCACATACATAGATGAACTCCTGACCAGTATCAATGCAAAACCCAACCTATTCTCTCTGCTCCTGATGGACCCACGCCTGGCTTTGACCATCTTCTTTGGCCCATGCACACCATACCAGTTCCGCCTGACTGGCCCAGGGAAATGGAAAGGAGCCAGAAATGCCATCTTGACCCAGTGGGATCGAACATTCAAAGTCACCAAAACTCGAATTGTACAAGAATCCCCATCTCCTTTTGCAAGTTTACTTAAACTCTTAAGCCTTCTGGCTTTGCTTATGgccattttcctaatttttctataa